One Synechocystis sp. LKSZ1 genomic window, TCATGTTGGTTTTGCCCTCAGCAAAGTTGATGAAGCGGCGGCCCAGCAGACTCTTGATGATTTAGCGGAAATTTGGCCTGAGTCAGCCTAATTGTTTTTCCATCGGCCCTAGCAGTCGTTTACTATCGTAAAGACTTGTGAAAAAGTAAATTGCAATACTTTTTGGGGCTAAAAATCCCCCTAGGGTGGATGCAGTGTTTCTAGGGTTCCGGTTGATCTAACGTCTGGTCCGAGAGAAACAGGCTAGGCAAGGTTTAAAATTTCAGCAACTAGCTACACGGCGGGATAAAAGCCCGGGAGACTTTAGTGACCACAGTGCTTAGGGGTCATTAGGGATTCCTGGGCAATCTTCATTTAGGAGCTATTTATGTCCGACTCGCCAACCTTTCGCTCTCCCTCGGAGGCCCAGCAGGCCCTAGAAAAGGAACGCCAACTGCCTCTGACGGGTTGGCAACAGGAAGTGGATCAGGGCCTGGCCTATGGGCTAGAGGCCGCTGAGAGCATTCGAGACCGCACCATTCCCACCTTCTCGCGCGGAGAACTGCCCCACTACGCCGGCATTAATACCTTCATGAAAGCCCCCTATCTGGAGGATGTGCGCCAGGTGGGCAACTACGATGTGGCTATTGTGGGCGTGCCCCATGATTCTGGCACCACCTATCGGCCAGGAACTCGTTTTGGCCCCCAGGGCATTCGCCGTATCTCGGCCCTCTACACCCCCTACAACTTTGAGTTAGGGGTGGATCTGCGGGAACAAATTCGCCTCTGTGATGTGGGGGATATTTTTACCATTCCCGCCAATAACGAAAAATCCTTTGACCAGATTTCCAAGGGGGTGGCCCACGTCTTTAGTTCCGGGGCCTTTCCCATCATCTTGGGAGGCGACCATTCCATTGGCTTTCCCACGGTGCGGGGCGTCTGTCGCCACCTGGGGGATAAAAAAGTTGGCATTATTCACTTTGACCGCCACGTGGACACCCAGGAGACGGATTTAGACGAACGGATGCATACCTGTCCCTGGTTTCATGCCACCAATATGAAAAATGCCCCGGCTAAAAATTTAGTGCAATTGGGCATTGGCGGTTGGCAGGTTCCTCGCCAGGGGGTCAAGGTCTGTCGAGAACGGGCTACTAATATTTTGACGGTGACGGATATTGTGGAACGGGGAATTGATGCCGCCGCTGAATTTGCCCTAGAAC contains:
- a CDS encoding agmatinase family protein codes for the protein MSDSPTFRSPSEAQQALEKERQLPLTGWQQEVDQGLAYGLEAAESIRDRTIPTFSRGELPHYAGINTFMKAPYLEDVRQVGNYDVAIVGVPHDSGTTYRPGTRFGPQGIRRISALYTPYNFELGVDLREQIRLCDVGDIFTIPANNEKSFDQISKGVAHVFSSGAFPIILGGDHSIGFPTVRGVCRHLGDKKVGIIHFDRHVDTQETDLDERMHTCPWFHATNMKNAPAKNLVQLGIGGWQVPRQGVKVCRERATNILTVTDIVERGIDAAAEFALERALDGTDCVWISFDIDCIDAGFVPGTGWPEPGGLLPREALALLGKIIQKAPICGMEVVEVSPPYDISDMTSLMATRVICDAMAHLVLSGQLPRREKPGYIHAEANMAVDEPWI